tttggtCTGtgttatttattatatagTGATGCCAATCAACGACAAAATATTCCCtttgaattatcattagaTGATCATATTAATGCTGTTATGGCCATTAATAAAGATGATGTATGTGAAGCACCAAGACATGCCACAAAACATTATCGaagattattaattgatttagccaaacaagaattagaaGGAACAACAGAGAATACTACAATTGATGAAagtaaatttgataatcgATATGATGTCCCTATATTATCTActgattttttaattcataATAAATcgatcaaatttattaatttttatattgataTGATTTTAAGATATAGTAAAtgtttattatcaaaaggAGAATTAGATGTTGCTATTAAAATGTTGACAAGAAttgttaatgatgattttatatttttcaaattaggTGATGCTGAAAAATTATCTAGTAGTAGTCGAGTATTAGCCAAAATTACTCCTGATATTACGAAAAAGATATCTATTTTACaaagatcaattgaaatgttGACTGAAACTAATAAATCTATgcaaattgataataattatatcttATTGGAAAATTCTAAAATATctgatgaattaattaattgtttaaatgatttagcATCTAATTTAGCTAAATTatctcaacaacaatcaaataaaaacaaattcaacccggaattattgaatcaatcattacaaatttatttatctGAATTAAGATCATTACAAACAATTAGACTGAAAATTGAATCTAATCAAGCTAATCAAGCCACATATCCACTTTTCAATGTTGATCGAGCCAATTTAATTGGAATGATTAATACTATAAAAGCTCATATTAGTGAAATCATGTGGGTTAAAGGTCATAAAGATAAagcaattaatttatcagaacaaattttacaagaattatATTATGATCGATATTCTGATCCTAAATTTGGTcctattttattaaatgttttaaataatcttgaaattatgtataataatttacggaaatcaaatgatattaaacgatgtcaacaattaaaacatGATGTTTCCATATATGAAATTCGTAAACGATTTGATATTCCTTGGTATGAAAGAGTCATGAAAAGAATTAGTAAAACTATTTATTTACGTACACCAATTGGATTAGTAGAAAAAGGATTAAGAGATAGATTTGAACCAAGATCAAGAGTTAAAGAAttagatgaatttgaagatgaagatgatgaaaatagAAATCAATGGTTTTATCCCCTTGCCAAATAGACTTGTAATTGATCCCGGGAAGTTATcggaagaagaagaagaagaagaagtcaGTTCGGCCAAGATCGGTTAATATATTTTGTGTGTGTAGTGCGTAGTAGTGTGTTTCCTGTATATAAGTATCAACCAATCaagttgaaattgaaactaaTCCTCCCAcactaactaactaactaacaAACTAATTACTAAAGAGAAAAAACTTCAAACTTCAACACACAACctcaccaccaccaccaccacactTTCATCATCCACCTACTTTCTATAGACTAGGAAACCATATAAAGGGAAAATACATAACAAAGATGATTTCAGCTTATTCACGTATTGGTTTAACCACCacattatttaaatcatcattaatttcttctagttctaataatatcattagaccattattattaaccaACATTAGAGGAATTAAAACCATTCCTCAACCACCAGGTTATATTGTTGGTACTGTTAATGATGCGTATgttccaccaccaccacataAATTAGAAGGTTCATTACATTGGACTAGTGAAAGAATTGTTGCTATTGGTATGTTACCATTAGTTTTATCACCATTTAttgctggtggtggtgcttCAACTTTACTTGATTCATCAATGTCagcattattattatttcattGTTATACTGGATTCCAAAGTTGTATTATAGATTATATTCCTAAAAGAGTTTATGGATCTTTACATAATTATGCCATGTATTTATTGACTTTTGGTACTGGTATTGCTGGTTATGggatttatcaaattgaaactaAAGAAGGTGGGGTTTCTAAtattatttcaaaactttGGAAAGCATAAATAAAGGAGAAAGTAAAGAAGTGATAGTAGAAAGAGCAATGAAATGAAACAGAACAAGAGTGAATTAACGcatgaatgaaaaaaaaaaaaacgaagaagaagttgataCTTTATGATATGTTAGACTttcattgttttttttttttattttatttattgataataaatataaattgatatatatatatatataaaaggaattttaattttaattcttctcTGATATaagttttcaaatcaatgaaGGTAATCCaaaacctttttttttttttttatactTTAAACATTATCTgaaacttttcttttccttgtACTTTTCATatcactactactactattactagtattactattattaggttcattcttttcaatAGATTCGTTACTTTcaactaataattttttttcaaattcatttttcaatgggattaatttttcattaatccaatttcgtaaataatttttagCAATATTAACAGATctaatattaatatcatttaattcattcaatattttcaatttataattaattttattactattataaATATCTCGTAGCAAatgtttttcaattcctctattaataattaatttattttcaatatcattgatttttatattgataattttttgaaaatttaatttaattattaatgaaatcaatttctcatggtgatgatgatggttgttgttgttgttgttattgattatatCTATACCATAAATATCTTTAAtatcttgataatttatagtttgattaatattttcaaaattaatggTTATTAGAGttaattccaataatttatttaataaagatccatctaattcaatatatttatctttatactttaaatattgttgataattacCAAATGTAAATAATTCTAATGtattaaataattgttgttgatgaatggttaattcattatatgataatgattgatCTAATGTCAATAATTctgataaataattatatttattggtATCTAGTAAGATTTTTGGTATATCTTCTATCGTTAATGACATGGTCTAAGAAGGAATGGAATTGgattgatgataatgtgTTGGTGGTTATTAGTGGTTGatttttggtgttgttgcAACGAGTTTGTATAAAACGATTCTCAGAAAAATTAGGAcagagaagaaaaaaccaGAGCACGCCATGAGACAGTAAAAAAATCGGATCCCCAATTaatacaccagaagttagatTTACCAGCTACTACATCaagattgattgattaattgtatgtatatatatatatataactgTTACTATAATTAATCctatttctatttctatttcttaAACCCTTTAAATAACCTTAACCAGAAGGTtgatatcaataatttgcTCTTTAGTTGTTTAGTTAGTTAATCTTTGTAAATAATATCCTATAATCATAGCTGACATAGCTATTACAACTGtttgtaatttttgtttatcaatttcattaaaagcttctattgttttttgtgtattactattattattcttcttcttcttattccccatttgttgttgttgttgttgattcagaaatattttattaaataaattatgaCATTTCCCTTgattacaattattattattattattattattattattattattatcttgaAAGTTTTCGTTTGATTGGATTGatgatttctttattgGCAGTCCATTACAACTTTGattttcaacttttggAAATGGTTCaacttcttgttgttgcttttcTGGAGAATTTATAATCATGGAATTGGTAGCAACAATAGATTCAAAATCTGATATAATTGGACTAATAGAAGACTTATCataatgttgttgtgaatgagaaaaagaatctattgattcaatatcaTGATGgtcatcattatcaccaTTGCTgcctttcttcttttgagTATGTTTAAGTTTAGAACCATTACGTTGTAATAAACTAGGAGAACTTGGTAAACTAATCAcaccttcttcttcatcatcattatcatcatcttcttcattatcttcttcattgtCTGATACTGGTGGGGTTAATTTAATGGTATCTCTATTTATTGTTCCAGAAGATTCTAAATTCTTCATATTATCACGAACTGATGGAGTTCGAGATAAATCTTTAATGAATCCATTAATAGCTTCACTAACAACCAGTTCATCATTTAAAAgttcttttgatttattcCCATTCAATTTAAGTACTTccctttctttctctttctctttctctttctctttctcttgttgttgttgttgttgacgTGTCATTTCATCAAGTGCTTCTTGTAAATCTAATTTCTCTCgatttaaaatttcaattgtttctttacttaaattattatcattttccaaattttcatattttaatttcaattcatttaaagaattttttaaattatctCGATCTCTTTCCATagatttaaattttctattaagtaaatccaattttttatttgattctaattccaaatttttaaatcgatcttttgatttttgatgATTAGTTTGttctttaattaattcttgttcGATTTtcagtaattttttttgaaattgttgatccaaataatcttgatttaattgatttatattataataataattttccaaaaatgtCGATAAACtatttaatgatgaattttgttgtttaattcGAGATAAATTAAGTACTAATACATTGATTATATTCTCTAATGTTGTTGTACTAGTGATTTgagaattattataaataccTGAATTCATCATTGAATAAAGTCCCAATAAATTGTCCTCTATATTGGGATTAATATCAGAAAATAAAGCATTATCAAatgttaaattattttgaatttcatGAGATTCTTTTGATATCATAGAATCatctttatcaaattcaattttttcaacttgtCGAGCAATATCttcaataaatgataatCGTTTAAATTCAGGTGTATCCAATTGTTCATTCccattaatgaaaaaattcccattattattagtttcCAATTGAGTAGATATAacattcaaattttcaattcttaaACTTATTTGTTTATGAGTAGATTCAGCTTGTACATTAAATCCAAGACAAATCATATCTCCAACTTTAATTTCTGTAGGATCTTGTGATAATCTAACTTCATTTAAATAAGTTCCATTAGATGAACCTAAATCTTGTATCATTAATTTGCCATTTTTAGGATCAATATAAATTTGAGCATGATTTCTACTCAATACTCGAGAATCAAAATATCCATTAGTTACATCAGGTTTATGTTTAGTACCAGTTGGTCTACccaattttgttgtttcagGATATGTTGCCACCGGGAGGtgttttttaataaatgtatCATTTAATGGTACAAGGGTAAcataatattgaatttgattacGTTTGTGAGGgtttattgatgaagaacCATTACTGCCACTGTGGCCACTGTTGCCACTTCTTGACGTCAGTGACTGTAGCAGCAGAGACCCTCCTTTTGATGGATCACGG
This is a stretch of genomic DNA from Candida dubliniensis CD36 chromosome 1, complete sequence. It encodes these proteins:
- a CDS encoding pheromone-factor arrest protein, putative (Similar to S. cerevisiae VPS64), which encodes MTDIPIALDNSQLLNNNNNLNPSNHHNHNHHHHHLSKQNSSSTIQKSSSSSSEQQQPFPNLETKKNGMIYIKNSQSLRNGTKVSNKLPRSTSNSSSNIGLNSTTSNTNVDVKSSTAALGRKRSNSQSQVVSIPAKPKFTTASMSRDPSKGGSSSLQSSTSRSGNSGHSGSNGSSSINPHKRNQIQYYVTLVPLNDTFIKKHLPVATYPETTKLGRPTGTKHKPDVTNGYFDSRVLSRNHAQIYIDPKNGKLMIQDLGSSNGTYLNEVRLSQDPTEIKVGDMICLGFNVQAESTHKQISLRIENLNVISTQLETNNNGNFFINGNEQLDTPEFKRLSFIEDIARQVEKIEFDKDDSMISKESHEIQNNLTFDNALFSDINPNIEDNLLGLYSMMNSGIYNNSQITSTTTLENIINVLVLNLSRIKQQNSSLNSLSTFLENYYYNINQLNQDYLDQQFQKKLSKIEQELIKEQTNHQKSKDRFKNLELESNKKLDLLNRKFKSMERDRDNLKNSLNELKLKYENLENDNNLSKETIEILNREKLDLQEALDEMTRQQQQQQEKEKEKEKEKEREVLKLNGNKSKELLNDESVVSEAINGFIKDLSRTPSVRDNMKNLESSGTINRDTIKLTPPVSDNEEDNEEDDDNDDEEEGVISLPSSPSLLQRNGSKLKHTQKKKGSNGDNDDHHDIESIDSFSHSQQHYDKSSISPIISDFESIVATNSMIINSPEKQQQEVEPFPKVENQSCNGSPIKKSSIQSNENFQDNNNNNNNNNNNNCNQGKCHNLFNKIFSNQQQQQQMGNKKKKNNNSNTQKTIEAFNEIDKQKLQTVVIAMSAMIIGYYLQRLTN